The Rana temporaria chromosome 4, aRanTem1.1, whole genome shotgun sequence genome contains a region encoding:
- the HES1 gene encoding transcription factor HES-1 produces MPADMMEKNSSSPVAATPASMTSTPDKPKTASEHRKSSKPIMEKRRRARINESLGQLKTLILDALKKDSSRHSKLEKADILEMTVKHLRNLQRVQMTAALSTDPTVLGKYRAGFSECMNEVTRFLSTSEGVNTDVRTRLLGHLANCMNQINAMNYPAQPQIPAAVANSHPAFGQPMVQLPANGRQSSPSPMGGVSCKKGGPPVEAAKVYGGFQLVPASDGQFAFLITNPAFPHNGPVIPVYTNSNVGNGVPAAMSPSLMPTVTADSVWRPW; encoded by the exons ATGCCAGCTGACATGATGGAGAAAAACTCTTCTTCTCCTGTGGCTGCCACCCCAGCCAGCATGACATCTACTCCGGATAAACCCAAAACTGCTTCTGAGCATAGAAAG TCATCCAAACCCATCATGGAGAAAAGGAGGAGAGCCAGGATTAATGAGAGCCTGGGCCAACTCAAAACCCTCATCCTGGATGCCTTGAAGAAAGAT AGTTCCAGGCACTCGAAGCTGGAGAAGGCTGATATCTTGGAGATGACAGTGAAGCACCTCCGGAACTTGCAGAGAGTTCAGATGACTG CTGCTCTCAGCACAGACCCCACTGTTCTGGGCAAATACAGAGCCGGATTTAGCGAGTGTATGAACGAAGTCACACGATTTCTGTCTACTTCTGAAGGAGTCAACACCGACGTCCGGACTCGGCTCCTGGGACATCTGGCCAACTGCATGAATCAAATCAATGCCATGAATTATCCTGCCCAGCCCCAGATTCCGGCTGCCGTTGCCAACTCTCATCCTGCGTTTGGCCAGCCGATGGTCCAGCTTCCTGCAAACGGCCGGCAGAGCAGTCCCTCTCCCATGGGTGGGGTTTCCTGCAAGAAGGGTGGCCCACCAGTAGAAGCTGCCAAGGTTTATGGTGGCTTTCAGCTAGTGCCAGCTTCAGATGGACAATTTGCCTTTCTGATCACCAATCCAGCCTTTCCACACAACGGACCTGTCATCCCTGTCTACACAAACTCCAATGTGGGCAATGGAGTGCCAGCTGCCATGTCTCCCTCCCTTATGCCCACAGTCACTGCAGACTCTGTATGGAGACCCTGGTAA